One part of the Patescibacteria group bacterium genome encodes these proteins:
- a CDS encoding epoxyqueuosine reductase QueH — protein sequence MDYFWPAIFAFILSWVLTILVRKIALKFNIIDQPDGARKVHKLATPLLGGVAIFIAYFLTLLLVRSELLSGGLSYQPWLGFFAGALILIIGGILDDKYNLPPKWQIIFPILAVLILIIGGVNIEKISNPFGGWIFLSSWALASPVLIFLWLMGMMYTTKLLDGLDGLVGGLSAIGGLVIFLFTLTTRYYQPDIALAALILSAVCLGFLVLNFNPAKIFLGEGGSLLLGYILGVLAIISGGKIAIALLVMGLPVLDLVWTIIRRLAKRQNPFKSADREHLHHRLLSLGLSQKQTVVVFYSFSLLFGLSALFLQSQGKFLALVVLLVLMMLIIISFSRLKKLPAKPDHEGLLLHICCAPCGAYPSQEILAPQYDLTLYFYNPNLLSQEEFDKRLSYVKELAARNNWPLIVEPYAHEAWRDRVRGLETETEGAKRCELCLSDRLERTAILAKTKGFKVFATTLAFSPFKNQAFIRQAALEIAAKHGLEFLDRDWPVQDIYRRSQDLAKSLGFYRQKFCGCEYAFKSTKKK from the coding sequence ATGGATTATTTTTGGCCGGCTATTTTCGCTTTTATCCTATCTTGGGTCTTAACGATTTTGGTAAGGAAAATTGCCTTGAAATTCAATATCATTGATCAGCCTGACGGAGCGCGCAAGGTCCACAAACTAGCCACCCCTCTTTTGGGTGGAGTAGCGATATTCATCGCTTATTTTTTGACATTACTACTAGTGCGTTCGGAACTGCTTAGCGGTGGCTTATCGTATCAGCCTTGGCTGGGATTTTTCGCTGGCGCCCTCATTCTGATTATCGGTGGGATCCTAGATGATAAATACAATCTGCCGCCTAAATGGCAGATAATCTTTCCGATTTTAGCAGTCTTGATCCTGATTATCGGCGGAGTCAACATTGAAAAGATCAGTAACCCTTTCGGAGGCTGGATATTTTTATCTTCTTGGGCCTTGGCCAGCCCAGTTTTGATTTTCCTCTGGCTGATGGGGATGATGTATACCACTAAGCTCCTGGATGGATTAGATGGCTTGGTGGGAGGCTTGAGCGCTATCGGCGGCTTAGTGATTTTTCTTTTTACCCTGACCACTCGTTATTATCAGCCGGATATTGCTTTGGCCGCTTTGATATTATCGGCGGTTTGCCTTGGCTTTTTAGTGCTTAACTTTAATCCGGCCAAGATATTCTTGGGTGAAGGTGGTTCTTTGTTGCTTGGCTATATCTTAGGCGTGTTGGCGATTATTTCTGGCGGGAAGATCGCCATCGCTTTGCTGGTTATGGGATTGCCGGTCTTAGATTTAGTCTGGACTATTATTCGCCGTTTAGCTAAAAGGCAGAATCCCTTCAAATCGGCCGATCGGGAGCACTTGCATCATCGTTTACTCAGCTTAGGCTTAAGTCAAAAACAGACTGTCGTAGTTTTCTATTCTTTTTCTTTGTTGTTCGGGCTAAGTGCCCTATTTCTCCAAAGCCAAGGAAAGTTTTTAGCTTTGGTTGTCCTGCTCGTCTTGATGATGCTGATTATTATCTCTTTTTCCAGATTGAAGAAACTGCCAGCTAAGCCGGATCATGAAGGTCTCCTGCTCCATATCTGTTGCGCTCCTTGTGGCGCTTATCCTAGCCAGGAGATCTTGGCACCCCAATATGATTTAACCTTATATTTCTATAACCCCAACCTTCTTTCTCAGGAAGAATTTGATAAACGCTTGTCTTATGTCAAAGAATTAGCCGCTCGGAATAATTGGCCGCTGATTGTCGAACCATATGCTCACGAAGCCTGGCGAGACCGAGTGCGGGGTTTAGAGACTGAAACCGAAGGAGCTAAGCGTTGTGAACTATGTTTGAGCGATCGTTTAGAAAGAACAGCGATCTTGGCCAAAACCAAGGGCTTCAAGGTTTTTGCTACTACTTTGGCTTTTAGTCCTTTCAAGAACCAGGCCTTTATCCGCCAAGCTGCTTTAGAAATTGCCGCCAAGCATGGCTTGGAGTTTTTAGATAGGGATTGGCCCGTCCAAGATATTTATCGCCGTTCCCAGGATTTAGCTAAAAGTTTAGGTTTCTATCGCCAAAAATTTTGCGGTTGTGAATATGCTTTCAAATCAACAAAAAAGAAATAG
- a CDS encoding ATP-dependent Clp protease ATP-binding subunit, with translation MAESKDKNEQFVDSLQFKAYGRWWSGLFLYCELNLKPLMAALQKSKNRLDRLVNGISYAIAVFGWISLVLWFYQYGAHLINSWQRLLLFWREQHVLVLFFLLSLWFDLFLIYRRSERRAKTKKINYKYFKELLDNPKPLTDASDKYNVAQALNEDSRLALQEAYALASRFGQPEVRAIHLFRVLLKNKDVQNVFIRLKVDAKKLVEKVEKHLVDPSLKESADCRVAPALQEALILSFIEAHSLKLPSIDVLSLLMFCDQKDEMLAEILFDLEINHSKIANVITWFRVNQQLIDSYRKFRKMAALKPGSGMNRSYTAVATPTLDHFSHDLTLAAKYGRLEICVGRKKEIEAIFEAFASGHNGVLLVGQPGVGKKAIVDGVAQLMVQEDVPKFLKDKRLVEIDSPALVSGSSPTQAQERLLTAINEVNRAGNIILYISNIENLVGISDGGEGSLDLSEVLAEAVQRQNVFCIATATTENYSKHIENRSLGQALSTIGVKEPLADQAIQIVESKVAWFENKYGIFFAYDAIEAAVDMSHRYLHDRFLPVKAIDLLQAAASNAAKAAKEDPERSICTREEVAQAIAEMTGIPANKISASEGQKLLQLEESLHKRMIGQEEAVEAVSNALRRARAELRDSQRPIASFLFLGPTGVGKTELAKTVSEVYFGNEAYMIRLDMSEYQYADSVRKMIGDVNGITGYLTEAVRKKPFALVLLDEVEKAHPDILNLFLQMLDDGRLTDGQGRTISFSESIIIATSNVGALYIQQAIKEKADISVIKQNLIDNELNKVMRPELINRFDGIIVFKPLSEDNVFAITKLMLKKFKKNLEGQGIDLKADREGVLILSKLGYDPKFGARPLRRLLQERIEDVVAVKIINGELKRRDAVLINGRGEVEIEKAPAL, from the coding sequence ATGGCCGAGTCTAAAGATAAAAATGAACAGTTTGTCGATTCTCTCCAGTTTAAAGCCTATGGTCGCTGGTGGTCCGGCTTATTTTTATATTGTGAATTAAATCTGAAGCCGCTCATGGCCGCTTTGCAAAAATCTAAGAACCGCTTAGATCGCCTGGTTAATGGTATCAGCTATGCTATCGCCGTCTTTGGTTGGATCAGCTTGGTCCTTTGGTTCTACCAATATGGCGCCCATTTAATAAATTCCTGGCAAAGGCTGTTGCTTTTTTGGCGCGAACAGCACGTCTTGGTTCTATTTTTCTTGCTGTCTCTGTGGTTTGATTTATTTTTAATCTACCGGCGGAGCGAGCGTCGAGCTAAGACTAAGAAGATAAATTATAAATATTTTAAGGAATTGCTTGATAATCCTAAGCCGCTAACTGATGCCAGCGATAAATATAACGTCGCCCAGGCTTTAAACGAGGATAGCCGCTTGGCTCTACAGGAAGCCTATGCTTTAGCTAGCCGTTTCGGCCAGCCGGAAGTCAGGGCAATTCACCTATTTCGGGTTCTGTTAAAGAACAAAGATGTCCAAAATGTCTTTATCCGCCTTAAGGTCGATGCGAAAAAGCTAGTAGAGAAAGTTGAGAAGCATTTAGTGGACCCTAGTTTAAAAGAAAGCGCGGATTGCCGGGTAGCCCCAGCTTTGCAGGAAGCTTTGATATTATCATTTATCGAAGCGCATAGCTTGAAGTTACCCAGTATCGACGTCCTTTCCTTGCTCATGTTCTGCGATCAGAAGGATGAGATGCTGGCGGAAATATTATTTGATTTAGAAATAAACCATAGCAAAATTGCTAATGTTATCACTTGGTTCCGGGTTAACCAGCAGCTAATCGATAGCTACCGTAAGTTCCGCAAGATGGCGGCGCTCAAGCCCGGTTCTGGCATGAACCGTTCTTATACGGCCGTCGCCACTCCCACCTTAGATCACTTTTCTCATGACCTGACTTTAGCTGCTAAATATGGACGTTTAGAAATTTGTGTCGGGCGGAAAAAAGAGATCGAAGCGATCTTTGAGGCTTTTGCTAGCGGGCATAATGGCGTCCTTTTGGTCGGTCAGCCCGGTGTCGGCAAGAAAGCGATCGTCGACGGCGTTGCCCAGCTTATGGTCCAGGAAGATGTGCCCAAGTTTTTAAAAGATAAACGTCTCGTGGAAATAGATTCGCCGGCTTTAGTTAGCGGCTCGTCTCCGACCCAAGCTCAAGAGAGGCTGCTGACAGCCATCAATGAAGTTAATCGGGCCGGCAATATCATCCTATATATTTCCAATATCGAAAATCTGGTCGGCATCAGCGATGGCGGCGAGGGTAGTCTCGACCTCTCGGAGGTTTTGGCTGAAGCCGTGCAGAGGCAGAATGTTTTTTGTATCGCGACCGCGACTACGGAAAATTATAGCAAGCATATTGAGAATAGATCTTTAGGCCAAGCCCTGAGCACGATCGGAGTGAAGGAACCATTGGCCGACCAGGCGATTCAGATAGTGGAGAGCAAGGTAGCCTGGTTTGAAAATAAATATGGCATCTTTTTTGCTTATGACGCGATTGAGGCAGCCGTGGATATGTCCCACCGCTATCTCCATGATCGTTTCCTGCCAGTTAAAGCTATAGACTTACTACAAGCCGCTGCTTCCAATGCCGCTAAGGCCGCCAAGGAAGATCCGGAACGTTCGATTTGTACTCGTGAAGAGGTGGCCCAAGCGATCGCTGAGATGACCGGCATCCCAGCTAATAAGATTAGCGCTAGTGAAGGCCAGAAATTGTTGCAGTTGGAAGAGAGCCTGCATAAAAGGATGATCGGTCAGGAAGAGGCTGTGGAAGCAGTGTCCAATGCTTTGCGCCGCGCTCGCGCCGAGCTGCGCGATAGCCAGCGTCCGATTGCCAGCTTCCTTTTCTTGGGTCCGACCGGCGTGGGTAAGACGGAATTAGCTAAGACGGTTTCAGAAGTATATTTCGGCAACGAAGCTTATATGATTCGGCTCGACATGAGCGAATATCAGTATGCCGATAGCGTCAGGAAGATGATCGGTGATGTTAACGGCATTACCGGTTATTTGACGGAAGCGGTGAGGAAGAAACCCTTCGCCCTCGTCCTCTTAGACGAAGTGGAGAAAGCGCATCCAGATATCTTAAACCTGTTTTTGCAAATGTTGGATGATGGCCGTCTGACCGATGGCCAGGGGAGAACGATTAGTTTCTCTGAATCTATCATTATCGCCACCTCGAACGTGGGGGCTTTGTATATCCAGCAAGCCATTAAAGAAAAAGCGGATATTTCTGTAATTAAGCAGAATCTGATCGATAATGAGTTGAATAAGGTGATGCGGCCGGAATTGATTAATCGTTTTGACGGCATTATCGTCTTTAAGCCTTTAAGTGAAGATAATGTCTTTGCTATCACTAAGTTGATGCTCAAGAAATTCAAGAAGAATCTGGAGGGGCAGGGGATAGATTTGAAGGCTGACAGGGAGGGGGTTTTAATCTTATCGAAATTAGGTTATGATCCTAAATTCGGCGCCCGGCCCTTACGCCGTCTCCTCCAGGAGCGGATCGAAGATGTGGTCGCGGTTAAGATTATCAACGGCGAACTGAAAAGGCGTGACGCCGTCTTGATTAATGGACGAGGCGAGGTAGAGATTGAAAAAGCCCCTGCTCTCTAA